The Vicia villosa cultivar HV-30 ecotype Madison, WI linkage group LG1, Vvil1.0, whole genome shotgun sequence genome includes a region encoding these proteins:
- the LOC131637317 gene encoding small ribosomal subunit protein uS15: protein MGRMHSRGKGISSSALPYKRTAPSWLKITSQDVEETICKFAKKGLTPSQIGVILRDSHGIAQVRSITGSKILRILKAHGLAPEIPEDLYHLIKKAVSIRKHLERNRKDKDSKFRLILVESRIHRLARYYKKTKKLPPVWKYESTTASTLVA from the exons ATGGGGCGTATGCACAGTAGAGG TAAGGGTATTTCATCATCTGCTTTGCCATACAAGAGAACAGCACCAAGCTGGCTAAAGATCACCTCACAAGAT GTGGAAGAAACTATTTGCAAGTTTGCGAAAAAGGGTTtgactccttctcagattggtgTCATTCTTCGTGATTCTCATGGAATTGCTCAGGTTAGGAGTATCACTGGAAGCAAAATCCTTCGCATCCTCAAAGCTCACG GACTTGCACCTGAAATTCCAGAGGATTTGtaccatttgatcaagaaggcAGTTTCAATTAGGAAGCATCTGGAGAGGAACAGGAAGGACAAGGACTCTAAGTTCAGGTTGATTCTTGTCGAGAGCAGAATCCATCGTCTTGCACGCTATTACAAGAAGACCAAGAAGCTCCCACCAGTCTGGAAGTA CGAATCAACAACTGCCAGCACTCTGGTTGCTTAG
- the LOC131637306 gene encoding uncharacterized protein LOC131637306 isoform X2: MKGVFSAPGDYVHFKSQVPLHKIPIGTKQWRYYDFGPKAVPPLICLPGTAGTADVYYKQIMSLSMKGYRVISVDIPRVWHHAEWIQAFEKFLDAIDVHHIHLYGTSLGGFLAQLFAQHRPRRVRSLVLSNSFLETQSFSAAMPWAPIVGWTPSFLLKRYVLTGIRDGPHEPFIADSVDFVVSQVETLSREDLASRMSLTTDDASVGPLLLSDSFITIMDTNDYCAIPLQLREQLSERYPEARLASLKTGGDFPFLSRPDEVNLHLQLHLRRVGVEARPDLVHSIPKGDIGGSPSKENDGDDSDKSPKDDRDKDDRGGSENPSSESEISPVPESSESHNLDSQQVESSESWDLGNEITVYVFPGGFMKEKHVMPREIPVHFAWEYVVLFHVLHYISSMYIIILNYSFEFRQVV, translated from the exons ATTGGAACAAAGCAGTGGCGTTATTATGATTTTGGTCCAAAAGCTGTACCTCCACTTATATGTCTTCCTGGAACTGCTGGAACTGCTGATGTATACTATAAACAGATTATGTCATTATCCATGAAG GGCTACCGTGTCATATCTGTAGATATACCTCGTGTATGGCATCACGCCGAGTGGATTCAAGCGTTTGAAAAGTTTTTGGATGCTATTGATGTACACCAT ATACATCTTTATGGAACATCACTGGGTGGTTTCTTGGCACAACTCTTTGCTCAGCATCGTCCAAGACGAGTTCGGTCATTGGTTTTATCAAATTCATTTTTGGAGACACAAAGTTTCTCTGCTGCAATGCCATGGGCACCAAT TGTTGGTTGGACTCCTTCATTTTTGTTGAAGCGGTATGTCTTAACAGGAATTCGTGATGGTCCCCATGAACCATTTATTGCGGATTCAGTTGACTTTGTTGTTTCTCAG GTAGAAACCCTCTCTAGAGAAGACTTGGCTTCCAGAATGTCGCTGACAACAGATGATGCTTCAGTGGGACCCCTTCTTCTTTCAGATTCATTTATCACTATAATGGAT ACTAATGACTACTGCGCAATTCCTCTACAACTTAGAGAACAATTGAGCGAAAGATATCCTGAGGCAAGGCTCGCGTCTTTGAAAACAGGTGGAGATTTTCCTTTCCTTTCACGACCAGATGAAGTCAACTTACATCTTCAG CTGCACCTTAGACGAGTTGGGGTGGAGGCTCGGCCAGATTTGGTTCACAGTATTCCTAAAGGTGATATTGGAGGAAGTCCTAGCAAAGAGAATGATGGTGATGACTCTGACAAGTCACCTAAGGATGATAGGGATAAGGATGATAGGGGAGGATCGGAAAATCCATCTTCCGAAAGTGAGATCAGTCCTGTCCCAGAAAGCTCAGAATCCCATAATTTAGACAGCCAGCAAGTTGAAAGTTCAGAAAGTTGGGACTTGGGTAATGAAATCACCGTGTATGTCTTTCCTGGTGGATTCATGAAAGAAAAGCATGTTATGCCTCGAGAAATTCCTGTACATTTTGCGTGGGAATACGTAGTACTATTTCATGTTCTTCACTACATCAGTTCAATGTACATTATTATCTTAAACTATTCTTTTGAATTTAGGCAAGTTGTCTAA
- the LOC131637306 gene encoding uncharacterized protein LOC131637306 isoform X1, with translation MKGVFSAPGDYVHFKSQVPLHKIPIGTKQWRYYDFGPKAVPPLICLPGTAGTADVYYKQIMSLSMKVYIALRGKILLSDTRGYRVISVDIPRVWHHAEWIQAFEKFLDAIDVHHIHLYGTSLGGFLAQLFAQHRPRRVRSLVLSNSFLETQSFSAAMPWAPIVGWTPSFLLKRYVLTGIRDGPHEPFIADSVDFVVSQVETLSREDLASRMSLTTDDASVGPLLLSDSFITIMDTNDYCAIPLQLREQLSERYPEARLASLKTGGDFPFLSRPDEVNLHLQLHLRRVGVEARPDLVHSIPKGDIGGSPSKENDGDDSDKSPKDDRDKDDRGGSENPSSESEISPVPESSESHNLDSQQVESSESWDLGNEITVYVFPGGFMKEKHVMPREIPVHFAWEYVVLFHVLHYISSMYIIILNYSFEFRQVV, from the exons ATTGGAACAAAGCAGTGGCGTTATTATGATTTTGGTCCAAAAGCTGTACCTCCACTTATATGTCTTCCTGGAACTGCTGGAACTGCTGATGTATACTATAAACAGATTATGTCATTATCCATGAAGGTATACATCGCACTGCGCGGCAAAATATTGTTGTCGGATACGCGG GGCTACCGTGTCATATCTGTAGATATACCTCGTGTATGGCATCACGCCGAGTGGATTCAAGCGTTTGAAAAGTTTTTGGATGCTATTGATGTACACCAT ATACATCTTTATGGAACATCACTGGGTGGTTTCTTGGCACAACTCTTTGCTCAGCATCGTCCAAGACGAGTTCGGTCATTGGTTTTATCAAATTCATTTTTGGAGACACAAAGTTTCTCTGCTGCAATGCCATGGGCACCAAT TGTTGGTTGGACTCCTTCATTTTTGTTGAAGCGGTATGTCTTAACAGGAATTCGTGATGGTCCCCATGAACCATTTATTGCGGATTCAGTTGACTTTGTTGTTTCTCAG GTAGAAACCCTCTCTAGAGAAGACTTGGCTTCCAGAATGTCGCTGACAACAGATGATGCTTCAGTGGGACCCCTTCTTCTTTCAGATTCATTTATCACTATAATGGAT ACTAATGACTACTGCGCAATTCCTCTACAACTTAGAGAACAATTGAGCGAAAGATATCCTGAGGCAAGGCTCGCGTCTTTGAAAACAGGTGGAGATTTTCCTTTCCTTTCACGACCAGATGAAGTCAACTTACATCTTCAG CTGCACCTTAGACGAGTTGGGGTGGAGGCTCGGCCAGATTTGGTTCACAGTATTCCTAAAGGTGATATTGGAGGAAGTCCTAGCAAAGAGAATGATGGTGATGACTCTGACAAGTCACCTAAGGATGATAGGGATAAGGATGATAGGGGAGGATCGGAAAATCCATCTTCCGAAAGTGAGATCAGTCCTGTCCCAGAAAGCTCAGAATCCCATAATTTAGACAGCCAGCAAGTTGAAAGTTCAGAAAGTTGGGACTTGGGTAATGAAATCACCGTGTATGTCTTTCCTGGTGGATTCATGAAAGAAAAGCATGTTATGCCTCGAGAAATTCCTGTACATTTTGCGTGGGAATACGTAGTACTATTTCATGTTCTTCACTACATCAGTTCAATGTACATTATTATCTTAAACTATTCTTTTGAATTTAGGCAAGTTGTCTAA